A DNA window from Arachis hypogaea cultivar Tifrunner chromosome 18, arahy.Tifrunner.gnm2.J5K5, whole genome shotgun sequence contains the following coding sequences:
- the LOC112772455 gene encoding uncharacterized protein isoform X1, whose translation MDLETENRLAAMLMREAAELRRQSEQEGVLAYLHKPNVRTRPNSRFLTATVRGVQQANRAVEVNEMWRVRQKELELDKQAKGTTKDKSSGYKSHTDRDSSGSPRRYAAFDNSLNASSSCSSKRKWDKCGSKDKGSSDKHYKDISNNDPSRSMSRHGNFQEPEYNPEPEGIRDEEMEEFLHTRKKRGRGGIGPRMDETGPYLPPHPDREASPTPDAREHRLIYGLERPSSGKSNESSEEELHDKRLKKRRKSHSGNSDKEHSNSKKDRSKEKSKHKKKEKKRKHRH comes from the exons ATGGATTTGGAGACTGAAAACAGATTAGCTGCTATGCTTATGAGGGAAGCAGCTGAATTGCGGCGACAGTCTGAACAGGAAGGTGTTCTGGCTTATCTTCATAAGCCTAATGTAAGGACTCGGCCAAATTCACGTTTCCTCACTGCTACTGTACGTGGGGTACAACAAG CAAATCGAGCTGTGGAAGTGAATGAGATGTGGCGAGTGCGACAGAAAGAATTGGAACTTGATAAACAGGCTAAAGGCACCACGAAAGATAAAAGCAGTGGTTACAAAAGCCACACGGATCGTGACTCATCAGGAAGCCCTAGAAGATATGCTGCTTTTGATAATAGCTTGAATGCCTCTTCTTCATGTTCAAGTAAAAGAAAATGGGATAAGTGTGGATCAAAAGATAAAGGAAGTTCTGACAAACACTACAAGGATATTAGTAATAATGACCCATCAAGAAGCATGAGTAGACATGGCAATTTTCAAGAACCAGAGTATAATCCAGAACCAGAAGGTATAAGGGATGAAGAGATGGAAGAGTTTCTTCATACGAG GAAAAAGCGAGGCAGAGGTGGCATCGGTCCCAGAATGGATGAGACTGGGCCTTACCTTCCGCCTCATCCAGATAGGGAAGCTAGTCCTACACCGGATGCAAGGGAGCACCGTCTTATTTATGGTCTTGAGAGGCCGTCATCAGGGAAGTCGAATGAATCTTCAGAAGAGGAGCTTCACGATAAAAGGCTGAAAAAGCGAAGAAAGTCTCACTCTGGCAACTCAGACAAGGAGCACTCTAACTCTAAGAAGGATAGGTCCAAAGAAAAATCAAAGcacaagaaaaaggagaaaaaaagaaaacaccGTCACTAA
- the LOC112772455 gene encoding uncharacterized protein isoform X2: protein MDLETENRLAAMLMREAAELRRQSEQEGVLAYLHKPNVRTRPNSRFLTATVRGVQQANRAVEVNEMWRVRQKELELDKQAKGTTKDKSSGYKSHTDRDSSGSPRRYAAFDNSLNASSSCSSKRKWDKCGSKDKGSSDKHYKDISNNDPSRSMSRHGNFQEPEYNPEPEGKSEAEVASVPEWMRLGLTFRLIQIGKLVLHRMQGSTVLFMVLRGRHQGSRMNLQKRSFTIKG, encoded by the exons ATGGATTTGGAGACTGAAAACAGATTAGCTGCTATGCTTATGAGGGAAGCAGCTGAATTGCGGCGACAGTCTGAACAGGAAGGTGTTCTGGCTTATCTTCATAAGCCTAATGTAAGGACTCGGCCAAATTCACGTTTCCTCACTGCTACTGTACGTGGGGTACAACAAG CAAATCGAGCTGTGGAAGTGAATGAGATGTGGCGAGTGCGACAGAAAGAATTGGAACTTGATAAACAGGCTAAAGGCACCACGAAAGATAAAAGCAGTGGTTACAAAAGCCACACGGATCGTGACTCATCAGGAAGCCCTAGAAGATATGCTGCTTTTGATAATAGCTTGAATGCCTCTTCTTCATGTTCAAGTAAAAGAAAATGGGATAAGTGTGGATCAAAAGATAAAGGAAGTTCTGACAAACACTACAAGGATATTAGTAATAATGACCCATCAAGAAGCATGAGTAGACATGGCAATTTTCAAGAACCAGAGTATAATCCAGAACCAGAAG GAAAAAGCGAGGCAGAGGTGGCATCGGTCCCAGAATGGATGAGACTGGGCCTTACCTTCCGCCTCATCCAGATAGGGAAGCTAGTCCTACACCGGATGCAAGGGAGCACCGTCTTATTTATGGTCTTGAGAGGCCGTCATCAGGGAAGTCGAATGAATCTTCAGAAGAGGAGCTTCACGATAAAAGGCTGA